The DNA region AAACTTGAATGTGTGGTGAGGATGGACATCAGGCAGGCCAAGGAGTAGCTCACTGTAGTAGTCCAGGTCAGTAGAAGAACTGCAGGTGGATTCTGGATCTGCTGAGCAGACTTTCTGATGGGCAGGTGAGAAGGAGGACAAATGACACCATGGTTCTGGGTTTTAGCTGCAGGAAGGATGGATGATCTGTTAACTGAGAGAGGAGGTTGGTTCTAGTGGGAATTTTTGGTGGAAATAGGTTAGGTTTTAGCCATGTTGAATCTCTGATGTTTTCGAGATTCTGAGTGGATTTGAAGAGTGGATTGATAATATATGTTCTGGCGGGGGGAGGTGTTAATTAAGGGCATGAGAACAATATGCAAACTGAACCATGGCCAGACCATATGTAAAAGTGGCACTCTGACCCGAAACCTGCCCAGGAAACCACCCCCTCAAGTTCATACACACCCCAGGAGGCCAGCCTGCTGCAAGTCAGACTTGCAGGAAGCCAGATTGCCATCTCTAGTGACAGTCCAGCTAATTAAATAACAACTTCAGTGACAATTGATCACCTGTGTGGTCCAGGCTTGATTAATAACTGACAACTGTGATTGTTTTTCCTGTGTCCAACTTAGGACCAAACACAAAAAGCCAAATGTGTTCCCCCGACCCATCATACAGACTGCCCTGCTTCTTGTGAGTCCACTTACAAACAACATCTGCCAGCTTCGCCCTTTGCCTCCAGTTAGGGCATACCTGCAGCTCTCCCTGTTCTCCATTATAATGCTTTCCCCCAGTTCTGCCTCCCATTGAGCCTCTGCCAAACCCTCAGCAATGGAGGCTGACTCCCTTGGTTTAGCCAGCTCTGAAGAAATAGCCCTTGCTTTTCTCGTTTGgggtctgtctctctctctctctctctctctctctctctgcaaaaCATCCAAATTGTGGCATCGTGTGTTGACAAGAGTGAAGATAGGTGGCAGATTTAAGAGGATGGAATCTTCAGGTCCTGGTGACAATCCTGGTAAGAggaaggtgtggctggagaactGAGAGTAGGACATCTTGCTTGGGCATCAGGGTTGGCTTGTTTGGCATCACAAAAATGGATGAGGAAGAGTGGTGGTCATGGCGAGGGGTGCTGTGTGGGATAAAAGCATCTGGCAAGTGGCCAGATCTTCCTCGGGGCATAGGTAGGAGATGGATATTGAGGTTTGGTAATCAGAGAAGTAATGCTCCAGTGAGGTTTGGGCTGTCCTTATCCACCCCCCTGTTCTTTCCAGAATTTTGTAGTGACCCTTAATGGAACCTGGGGATTTTCAGTCAGGCTGAGGAATGGGCTCAGGGGTAGGTAATTAGTTGGAATTGTTGCCAGCAACAATTGTTGCTGTGGGATGTATTAGTTAGCTTtacattgctgtgacaaaatccTGGGGTAATCAGCTTAAAAGGAACAAAGGTTTGTTGTatctcatggttttagaggtttcagtccatcaTGGCTTAGCCCTGTTGCTTTGAGCGTGCATGCATAGTCCATCATGGTGGTACTTGTGGAAGAGAAAGAGTGTTCAGCTCATGATGGCTAGGAAGCAAAGcgagaggaggggctgggatccCAATGTGCCCTTCAAGGACCTAATTTCCTTCCAGTAGGCcacacctcctaaaggttccaccccctcccaatagcatcacaggctggggaccaagtcttcaacatatgggactttgggggacattcaagatctagACTGTGAATGGGAGTAGGAAGAGCAGAGGGATTGGCTTTGAGTGTGGGTGATGAAGGGATGGCATTTACAACACAGAGGGGCCAAGTGCACCTGACACCTCATCTGTGTGTGCTCCGGGTGGTTCATGTTGAAGCCAGGAGCAGGTCAGGTCTCAGAAGCAGAGGTGAGGTTACCTTTGGCAGTGGGTGACACCAAAGGCCCAGGGCAGAACGGGATCATGGCTGTATTTGTCAAGCACTCTCTGGGTGCCATGTGCAGAGTGACATGTGGGAGTCCATGGAGATGGCTGTGCTGTGGACAGGGGAGAGGGTAGCTGTGACAGCGAGCATGGAGTGGTGAGGTCCAGAGTTGTTCAAGGAGTGAAGCGCACCCAGGAGTGAGCTCTTGGCCAAGGGGATCCACACTGGGGATTAGGGGAAAAGACGGAGCCCCCTTTTGTTTGAGCCTGAGAAGCATGACGTGGATGGCACTAGGGAAGGGGGTTGAAGAGGGGTTTAGCCCCTCCAGGTCAGGGCCAGAGCTTAGATGGTGTCCCTGTACCCACTGCTCCGTGGCCATCTGTGGGCTGACAGAGTGGTCATGTGGAGCAGGAGAAAAGAGCAAGCAGGAACTGGGCCTGGTGTCTTCCTGGAGCTGGGGagcagggtgagggaggagggtgaGCAGGGGACAGGTAGGGCACGCTGAGGAGAGAGACTGATCACAGAATGAAATGTCCTCATCATAGCAGGGCTGTGTGACCTTTGAGGACGTGACCATTTACTTCTCTCAGGAGGAGTGGGGACTGCTGGACGAGGCTCAGAGGCTCCTCTACTGTgatgtgatgctggagaacttTGCACTCACAGCCTCACTGGGTAAGGCCGTCATGTCCTCCTAGGTGTCCTGAGCTTGTCTCTGCCTGTCCCCTTTGCTCAAGGGACAGCTCTTTCCTTCTCACAGCCAGACCATGGGAACTGCTTCCACTTTCCAGTCCATGTGTTGTGGGTTCCAGGGCGGAGCTGTGTGCAGTATCCTCGTGTCCCCGATCAGCCCCACACCTGCTGCCTGAGCCTTGCAGAGAAGTGTTCAGGCAGAAGGAGCCTAGCAGTCAGCCTGGTAGAGCCCATCTGATTTGGCCACTCCTCACCTGGATGGTCGTCTAGATCCCTGACAGTGGTTTGAGTTCTGCTGTCCTTTGCCCACATTTCCTGTGCTTGAGTGCCAGAAATTCCAAGTGCTCGTGTGGTGGCTACTTGCTCACTGGATATTCCTGCCAGACTTCCTCTGTGTGTTCTTTTTGTAATATTGAGTTTTCTGTGATCTGATGTGGGTTAGTTCCCCCAGGTAGGTGCTGGCCACTGACCTTCCTTGTCTTTCCCTCAGGACTTACATCTTTCAGGTCCCACATAGTTGCCCAGCTGAATATGGGGAAAGAGCCCTGGGTGCCTGACAGAGTGGATATGACAATGGCCATGGCAAGAGGGGCTTATGGCAGGCCTGGTTCTGGTAAGTGGGAGCTGGGGAGGATGGGGTGTCAATAGTGTGTTCAAAATATTCCAccatttttcttatattcatcATTAGTGCCAAAGCCAGTGGCCACACTCATCTCTACCTTTCCTTCCCTATTGCCCACTTGGCATCTCTGCTCTGACTTTGGGTCCCTGGTTGGGCCCCACCTTTCTGGCCTCACGTCTCCTCCTTGCTACAGCTTCCTCAGTAGCACTCTCCAGTGTTGGATTCCATTTTGTAAATCCTGAGatatgcatatttcctttaaGTGCTTGAAAACTCAGTTGGAATCAGATTTTCCCAGGCCTGGCCTGATGCATAGCCCTCAAAGGTTTACAGCAGTGAAGACCCATCTGAAAGGCTTTGGAGAGAAGTGAGTTAGAGATAACGGCCTCTCCACCCTGTACTGTACCCCATTCTTTTGTTCTTGGTTCTAATAAGGCCTCTCTTGTCTTGTGACTTGGTCAAGCATAAGACTGCAGAGCATAGCATTTTTTACTTTGTCCTGAGGCCTCTCACTTTACCAACAATTCTATGGACTCATTTCAGGGTTGGACAAGGATATGTACTGGGGTGTTTTCATCAAAGTTTATATGAACTTCACTAGCATTGCTCTGTTTGCAGATTTTTGCCAAGGAAGAGAGGATGAGAAGCTACCTTCTGAACAAAGAGTCTCTGTAGAAGGAGTTTCACAGGACAGGAATTCCAAGGCAGCTCTATCTACCCAGAAGACCTACCCTTGTGACACGTATAGCCTACAGTTGAAAGACTACCAGGCAACATATCCTATGCAGAAGCCATCCATGTGTGAGGTGAATGGGAGAGGGTTCAAGGTCAATGCAAGTCCTCTCCAGCAACAGGCACAGCAGAATGCAGACAGGTCTGTCagaagggaggaaggcagggccTGTCCTATGAAGACCTTCAGAGACCACACATCAGAGAAGGCTTTTATGTGCAGGGACAGCAGGAAGGACTTTGCGACCACATCAGGCTCTCTGCAGCATCACGTCACTCCAAGTGTGGAGGAGTCACACAGGAGCAGTGAAGGTGCAGTGGATTCTCAAACTATGCGAAGACATAACAAGAGCTGTGAATTCAGGGACGGTGAATTTTTGAGTGACAAATCCTCACTTGTTCAGCACCAGAGAATCTATGCTGGAGAAAGGCCTTATGAATGCAGCAAGTGTGGAATATTCTTTAGCCATGTTACCAGTCTCATTCAACACCAGAGGGTTCACAGCAGAGGAAAACCTTATGAGTGCTGCAAATGTGGCAAATTCTTTAGCCAAAACTCCAGTCTCATAAAGCATCAGAGAGTTCACACTGGTGAAAGCCCTCATGTGTGCAGCGACTGTGGGAAATTTTTTAGCCGAAGTTCCAACTTTATTCAACATAAGAGggttcacactggagaaaagccatatgAATGCAGTGAATGTGGGAAATTCTTTAGCCATCGCTCCAACCTCATTCATCATAAGAGGATTCACACTGGTAGA from Marmota flaviventris isolate mMarFla1 chromosome 18, mMarFla1.hap1, whole genome shotgun sequence includes:
- the Znf792 gene encoding zinc finger protein 792 isoform X2, whose translation is MLENFALTASLGLTSFRSHIVAQLNMGKEPWVPDRVDMTMAMARGAYGRPGSDFCQGREDEKLPSEQRVSVEGVSQDRNSKAALSTQKTYPCDTYSLQLKDYQATYPMQKPSMCEVNGRGFKVNASPLQQQAQQNADRSVRREEGRACPMKTFRDHTSEKAFMCRDSRKDFATTSGSLQHHVTPSVEESHRSSEGAVDSQTMRRHNKSCEFRDGEFLSDKSSLVQHQRIYAGERPYECSKCGIFFSHVTSLIQHQRVHSRGKPYECCKCGKFFSQNSSLIKHQRVHTGESPHVCSDCGKFFSRSSNFIQHKRVHTGEKPYECSECGKFFSHRSNLIHHKRIHTGRSAHECRECGKSFNCNSSLIKHWRVHTGERSYKCNECGKFFSHIASLIQHQTIHTGERPFRCSECGKAFSRSSYLMKHQRVHTGERPYECNECGKLFSQSSSLNSHRRLHTGERPYQCSECGKFFNKSFSLNNHRRLHTGERPFECSKCGKTFRQRSNLSQHQEVHKPDRPYECNECGKAFSRSSDLMKHQRVHTGERPYECNECGKLFSQSSSLNSHRRLHTGERPYQCSECGKFFNKSSSLNNHQRLHTDERPFECSECGKTFRQRSNLSQHQEVHKPDRPYECNECGKAFSRRPTLIQHQKIHARERNIENVLPPCSTQHHTPERSSESRLYEELSDRC
- the Znf792 gene encoding zinc finger protein 792 isoform X1; translated protein: MAVAALMGPRQGCVTFEDVTIYFSQEEWGLLDEAQRLLYCDVMLENFALTASLGLTSFRSHIVAQLNMGKEPWVPDRVDMTMAMARGAYGRPGSDFCQGREDEKLPSEQRVSVEGVSQDRNSKAALSTQKTYPCDTYSLQLKDYQATYPMQKPSMCEVNGRGFKVNASPLQQQAQQNADRSVRREEGRACPMKTFRDHTSEKAFMCRDSRKDFATTSGSLQHHVTPSVEESHRSSEGAVDSQTMRRHNKSCEFRDGEFLSDKSSLVQHQRIYAGERPYECSKCGIFFSHVTSLIQHQRVHSRGKPYECCKCGKFFSQNSSLIKHQRVHTGESPHVCSDCGKFFSRSSNFIQHKRVHTGEKPYECSECGKFFSHRSNLIHHKRIHTGRSAHECRECGKSFNCNSSLIKHWRVHTGERSYKCNECGKFFSHIASLIQHQTIHTGERPFRCSECGKAFSRSSYLMKHQRVHTGERPYECNECGKLFSQSSSLNSHRRLHTGERPYQCSECGKFFNKSFSLNNHRRLHTGERPFECSKCGKTFRQRSNLSQHQEVHKPDRPYECNECGKAFSRSSDLMKHQRVHTGERPYECNECGKLFSQSSSLNSHRRLHTGERPYQCSECGKFFNKSSSLNNHQRLHTDERPFECSECGKTFRQRSNLSQHQEVHKPDRPYECNECGKAFSRRPTLIQHQKIHARERNIENVLPPCSTQHHTPERSSESRLYEELSDRC